A single window of Micrococcaceae bacterium Sec5.1 DNA harbors:
- a CDS encoding DHA2 family efflux MFS transporter permease subunit, with translation MSTDVTSDANSEPGSGASASAASTEEALTQAPVSAKMSRESVTVIVTLLVATFVVILNETIMNVALQRLMTDLKVDAPTVQWLATGFMLTMAVVIPTTGFILQRLTTRGSFMLAMGLFSGGTLLAALAPGFPVLLLARIVQAGGTAIMLPLLMTTILTLVPMSRRGAVMGNVSIAISVAPAMGPTVSGIILDHFSWRFMFVFVLPVALAALAIGAKFLTNVGERGKTGLDFTSVVLTVPAFGGLVYGLSQIGGANAGVVPIIALVVGVVCLALFVFRQLKLQKTDSPLLDLRAFNFRMFTVSTLLMVVAMMALFGGVILLPLYLQNTLHLQPMETGLALLPGGLAMGLLGPVIGRIFDKVGPLPLTVSGSVLMVLTLWQFSRLDQASALGWVIALHVTLSLGLALLFTPAFTTGLNPLPPHLYSHGSAIMSTAQQVAGAAGTALLVSIFAVVSASSGLVAGMQAAFLAATIIAGAAVVLGAMMRKTEGAGHGGH, from the coding sequence ATGTCTACCGACGTCACGTCCGACGCCAACAGCGAGCCCGGTTCCGGCGCGTCCGCAAGTGCTGCCTCCACAGAGGAAGCGCTCACGCAGGCTCCTGTCTCAGCGAAGATGTCCCGTGAATCCGTCACGGTCATTGTCACCTTGTTGGTCGCCACGTTTGTGGTGATCCTCAACGAGACCATCATGAACGTGGCGCTCCAGCGGCTGATGACCGATCTGAAGGTGGATGCGCCCACGGTCCAGTGGCTCGCCACCGGGTTCATGCTGACCATGGCGGTCGTCATTCCGACCACCGGATTCATCCTGCAGCGATTGACCACGCGGGGCTCGTTCATGCTCGCCATGGGACTCTTCAGCGGCGGAACTCTGCTGGCCGCCCTGGCGCCCGGGTTTCCCGTGCTGCTCCTGGCACGCATCGTCCAGGCCGGCGGCACGGCCATCATGCTGCCATTGCTGATGACCACCATTCTCACGCTTGTACCGATGTCCCGGCGCGGAGCCGTTATGGGCAACGTCAGCATCGCCATCTCAGTCGCTCCCGCCATGGGTCCCACCGTTTCAGGCATCATCCTGGACCACTTCTCGTGGCGCTTCATGTTCGTGTTCGTGCTCCCCGTAGCGCTGGCTGCCTTGGCGATTGGCGCCAAGTTCCTCACCAATGTGGGGGAGCGCGGGAAGACTGGCTTGGACTTCACTTCAGTGGTCCTCACCGTTCCTGCTTTCGGTGGCTTGGTCTACGGCCTCAGCCAGATCGGTGGCGCCAACGCCGGGGTGGTCCCGATCATCGCACTCGTGGTTGGAGTCGTGTGCCTGGCGCTGTTCGTCTTCCGCCAACTCAAATTGCAGAAGACCGATTCGCCGCTGCTGGATCTCCGGGCCTTCAACTTCCGAATGTTCACAGTGTCCACACTGCTGATGGTCGTAGCGATGATGGCCCTGTTCGGTGGCGTCATCCTGCTCCCGCTGTACCTGCAGAACACCCTGCACCTCCAGCCGATGGAAACCGGCCTGGCGCTCTTGCCCGGCGGTCTGGCCATGGGTCTGCTGGGTCCTGTAATCGGGCGGATCTTCGACAAAGTGGGTCCCCTGCCCCTGACCGTATCCGGTTCGGTCCTCATGGTCCTGACGCTCTGGCAGTTCTCGCGCCTGGACCAGGCCAGTGCTCTGGGATGGGTGATTGCGCTGCACGTGACGCTGAGCCTCGGCCTGGCATTGCTCTTCACCCCTGCCTTCACCACCGGCTTGAACCCGCTGCCTCCGCACCTGTACTCCCACGGATCGGCCATCATGAGCACAGCCCAGCAAGTTGCCGGCGCCGCTGGCACTGCGCTGCTCGTGTCCATCTTCGCCGTAGTGTCCGCATCCTCCGGCCTGGTAGCCGGGATGCAGGCAGCCTTCCTGGCGGCAACCATCATTGCCGGCGCCGCAGTGGTGCTCGGTGCGATGATGCGCAAAACCGAGGGCGCAGGCCACGGCGGTCACTGA
- a CDS encoding DUF2520 domain-containing protein, with protein MVRPGRLGVGIIGAGKVGAVLGAALRAAEHAVVGVSAVSEASRERAETLLPGVPILGIQDIVERSELVLLAVPDDALGELVEGLAKLGAWQPGQLVAHTSGRFGVGILQPIRSAGAIPLAMHPAMTFTGMSLDLTRLMDCTFGVTADAAMLPIAQALVVEMGAEPVAIAEADRTLYHAALAHSSNHMVTLVAQASQLLREIGVESPETMLGPLLRATLENALASGESALTGPVARGDVGTVAAHAQALKEYDGGAGGDVLAAYQAMARATARRAGNRGLLRPEQLTDIGEALGTEPTAPEGI; from the coding sequence ATGGTTAGGCCAGGAAGACTCGGAGTCGGCATCATCGGCGCCGGAAAGGTGGGTGCCGTCCTGGGTGCCGCTTTGCGCGCGGCCGAGCACGCCGTCGTCGGGGTTTCCGCCGTTTCCGAAGCGAGCCGCGAGCGGGCAGAGACGCTGCTGCCGGGAGTCCCGATCCTTGGGATCCAGGACATTGTGGAGCGGTCGGAACTGGTGCTGCTGGCCGTTCCCGACGATGCCCTCGGCGAACTTGTTGAGGGACTCGCGAAGCTTGGTGCCTGGCAACCGGGCCAGTTGGTGGCGCATACATCCGGCCGTTTCGGCGTCGGGATCCTGCAACCGATCCGCAGCGCGGGTGCCATTCCGCTTGCCATGCATCCTGCCATGACTTTCACCGGCATGAGCCTGGACCTGACCCGCCTCATGGATTGCACCTTCGGAGTCACAGCCGACGCCGCCATGTTGCCGATTGCCCAGGCCCTGGTAGTGGAGATGGGTGCCGAGCCGGTAGCGATCGCCGAGGCAGACCGCACCCTGTACCACGCGGCCCTCGCGCACAGCTCCAACCACATGGTGACGCTTGTTGCGCAGGCATCCCAGTTGCTGCGGGAAATCGGCGTCGAATCCCCGGAGACCATGCTGGGTCCATTGCTGCGGGCCACACTCGAGAACGCTCTCGCGTCCGGGGAGTCTGCATTGACCGGTCCAGTCGCGCGCGGCGATGTAGGCACCGTTGCTGCGCACGCCCAGGCGCTGAAAGAATACGACGGCGGTGCGGGCGGGGACGTGCTTGCGGCCTACCAGGCCATGGCCCGGGCAACGGCCCGGCGTGCCGGAAACCGCGGACTGCTGCGCCCTGAACAACTGACTGACATTGGCGAGGCCTTGGGAACAGAGCCCACGGCGCCGGAAGGAATCTGA
- a CDS encoding PH domain-containing protein, producing the protein MSTGGSATVGLPAKADDGDWRRVHPASPFVRGWVALAAVGYFFGRDAFERVLQGRDILDPNLNGRVPWLLAGGGIVLLLTVGGFILSWYFTRYQVAEGYVRVNTGFVFRQQRQARLDRVQAIDIVQPLLARIFGLAELKFEVADAGESAVRLAYLPLAQAKQLRATILARAAGVVSGPETAQEIPEAPEHVVLSVPPSRLIGSLLLSEQTVGILLGAAASIAISVYTENSAIFLALIPAVLGIGAAYWNSFNKGYNFTAAISPDGIRLRYGLLDTQAQTLPPGRIQALKVRQPPIWRIFGWYRMQVNVAGYGGAAGNENAARTTLLPVGLKPDVMRMLSLVLPDPGVEDPERVFTSALEGLAGPTSTDGFVTTPRRAWLLAPLGWRRNGFLATRTALLIRSGRWWRTLVLVPHQRTQSMALQQGPLARRFGVADLVLHTTAGPVVPRLYQADVEQAVQLFDQQAARAREARRRQTSEQWLAEVSGQTLPQSEPESLPQAPTQEDPQHG; encoded by the coding sequence GTGAGCACGGGGGGTAGCGCCACCGTGGGCCTCCCGGCTAAAGCGGACGACGGCGATTGGCGGCGCGTGCATCCAGCGTCACCGTTCGTACGCGGCTGGGTGGCGCTGGCCGCCGTCGGATACTTTTTCGGTCGCGACGCCTTTGAACGCGTACTTCAGGGCCGCGACATCCTGGATCCCAACCTCAACGGACGGGTTCCCTGGCTGTTGGCCGGTGGCGGCATTGTGCTTCTCCTGACGGTGGGCGGATTCATCCTGAGCTGGTACTTCACGCGCTACCAGGTGGCCGAGGGCTATGTCCGGGTCAACACAGGATTCGTGTTCAGGCAGCAGCGGCAGGCTCGGTTGGACCGGGTCCAGGCGATCGACATCGTGCAGCCCCTTTTGGCGAGGATCTTTGGCCTCGCTGAGCTCAAGTTTGAAGTCGCCGACGCCGGCGAGTCGGCCGTGCGGCTCGCTTACCTTCCGCTGGCCCAGGCCAAACAGTTACGCGCCACTATCCTTGCCCGTGCCGCCGGAGTGGTGAGCGGCCCGGAAACTGCGCAAGAAATCCCCGAAGCGCCGGAGCACGTTGTCTTGTCCGTGCCGCCTTCCCGGCTTATTGGCTCGCTCCTGCTGAGCGAGCAGACCGTCGGGATCCTGCTCGGCGCCGCCGCATCCATAGCCATCTCCGTGTACACCGAAAACAGCGCCATCTTCCTGGCGCTGATCCCGGCCGTGCTGGGCATTGGTGCTGCTTATTGGAACTCATTCAACAAGGGCTACAACTTCACCGCGGCGATTTCCCCTGATGGGATCCGGCTACGCTACGGGCTCCTGGACACGCAAGCCCAGACCCTGCCCCCGGGCCGAATCCAGGCACTGAAGGTCAGGCAGCCGCCCATCTGGAGGATCTTCGGCTGGTACCGCATGCAAGTTAACGTGGCCGGCTACGGTGGCGCGGCAGGCAATGAGAACGCTGCGCGGACCACTTTGCTGCCAGTGGGCTTGAAGCCGGATGTCATGCGGATGCTGTCCCTCGTGCTGCCGGACCCGGGTGTTGAGGATCCGGAACGGGTGTTCACTTCCGCGCTGGAAGGGTTGGCTGGGCCTACCTCCACGGATGGTTTCGTCACTACTCCGCGCCGGGCCTGGCTCCTGGCACCACTGGGCTGGCGGCGCAATGGTTTCCTGGCCACGCGAACGGCATTGTTGATTCGATCCGGCCGATGGTGGCGCACCCTGGTTCTGGTTCCCCATCAGCGCACACAGTCCATGGCCTTGCAGCAAGGTCCGCTGGCGCGGCGTTTCGGGGTGGCTGATCTTGTCCTCCACACCACGGCGGGACCTGTTGTGCCGCGCCTCTATCAGGCTGACGTGGAGCAGGCTGTGCAGCTGTTCGACCAGCAGGCCGCCCGTGCCCGCGAGGCGAGAAGGCGGCAGACCAGCGAGCAATGGCTCGCCGAGGTAAGCGGCCAGACTCTACCACAATCAGAACCTGAATCACTACCGCAAGCACCAACCCAGGAGGACCCTCAGCATGGTTAG
- the panC gene encoding pantoate--beta-alanine ligase — protein MAIKLVTTAAELRAESARLLASKGGSSQGLVPTMGALHSGHAALAWTAVAENDVVVATIFVNPLQFGDAVDLDRYPRTLEADMALLDAEGVDLVFAPSVDEVYPGGQPLVRVTAGPLGGKWEGASRPGHFDGALTVVAKLLHYGLPGGAAADGSTPTYRAYFGQKDAQQLALVKRMVVDLNFPVEIVPVPIVRSDDGLALSSRNRFLSDEERDAALVLSRALRLIESRANAHEPLDLDSAVALVESQPLVELDYFDVVDPTTLEPLAENCKETPFRGEGLAIVAAKVGPVRLIDNVPLNS, from the coding sequence ATGGCCATCAAACTCGTAACCACCGCGGCCGAACTGCGTGCTGAAAGCGCCCGGCTCCTGGCTTCCAAGGGAGGAAGTTCCCAAGGCCTGGTGCCGACCATGGGCGCGCTGCACTCCGGCCATGCAGCGCTGGCGTGGACCGCAGTGGCTGAGAACGACGTCGTGGTAGCCACCATTTTCGTGAATCCGCTCCAGTTCGGCGACGCCGTGGATCTCGACCGCTATCCCCGTACCCTTGAGGCCGATATGGCCCTCCTCGATGCCGAAGGAGTGGACCTTGTCTTCGCACCCTCCGTGGACGAGGTGTACCCGGGTGGCCAGCCGCTGGTTCGCGTCACGGCCGGCCCGCTCGGCGGGAAATGGGAAGGCGCTTCACGACCCGGGCACTTCGACGGTGCCCTGACCGTGGTGGCCAAGTTGCTGCACTACGGACTTCCCGGCGGTGCAGCTGCGGACGGTTCGACGCCGACCTACCGTGCCTACTTTGGCCAGAAGGACGCCCAGCAGCTTGCCCTCGTGAAGAGGATGGTCGTGGACCTGAACTTCCCCGTGGAGATCGTGCCGGTGCCAATCGTCCGCAGTGACGACGGGTTGGCTCTTTCAAGCCGTAACCGCTTCCTCTCGGACGAAGAACGCGACGCAGCGCTGGTGCTCTCACGGGCTCTGCGCCTCATCGAGTCCCGCGCGAACGCACATGAACCACTGGACCTGGATTCCGCCGTCGCCCTTGTTGAATCCCAGCCACTGGTGGAACTGGACTATTTCGACGTCGTGGATCCCACCACTCTTGAGCCGCTGGCCGAGAACTGCAAGGAGACTCCGTTCCGCGGCGAAGGGCTGGCAATCGTTGCCGCAAAGGTGGGTCCTGTGCGGTTGATAGACAACGTTCCGCTTAATTCCTGA